In Zingiber officinale cultivar Zhangliang chromosome 6A, Zo_v1.1, whole genome shotgun sequence, a single genomic region encodes these proteins:
- the LOC121997086 gene encoding protein CANDIDATE G-PROTEIN COUPLED RECEPTOR 7-like produces MAIESAARFPSLPGINAGFAFALVLLSLWIGTGMAEIREMAVLSDARSIIPFDEFGFTRWGGLELNVSGISFSSDSSTDDLDLTQLGFFLSTRDAWIHVLRQLQDLDITCALQSELVRVVYSFDRLLPPPNPSGIAVARATTFRFAVNLTDSPGQFTLVFANCLPPLGVSMKVRSAMFNRPDPNDPSSRAYLSAGAAVLPQVYSYLFFVYAALAVFWAAALFRRRRSVFRIHYFMLSVVILKALNLLCEAEDKSYIERTGSAHGWDVLFYIFSFLKGISLFTLIVLIGTGWSFLKPYLHDREKKVLMAVIPLQVVANIAQVVIDESGPYARDWVTWKQVFLLVDVVCCCTILFPIVWSIKNLREAAKTDGKAAVNLLKLTLFRQYYVVVICYIYFTRVVVYALITITSYRYLWTSVLAGELATLGFYVFTGYRFRPEAHNPYFAIDDEEEAAAAEALKLDA; encoded by the coding sequence atgGCGATCGAATCGGCAGCGCGTTTTCCATCTCTGCCAGGCATCAATGCGGGATTTGCGTTCGCATTGGTATTGTTGTCGCTTTGGATCGGAACGGGGATGGCGGAGATCCGTGAAATGGCGGTGCTGTCCGACGCACGGTCTATCATCCCCTTTGACGAGTTCGGATTCACCCGGTGGGGCGGCCTGGAGCTCAACGTCTCCGGcatctccttctcctccgattcgTCGACGGACGATTTGGACCTGACGCAGTTGGGATTCTTTCTGTCGACTCGGGACGCCTGGATCCACGTCCTGCGCCAGCTGCAGGATCTCGACATCACCTGTGCCCTTCAGTCGGAGCTCGTCCGCGTCGTCTACTCCTTCGACCGTTTACTCCCGCCACCCAATCCCTCGGGTATAGCCGTCGCCCGCGCCACCACCTTCCGTTTCGCCGTCAACCTCACCGACAGTCCTGGCCAGTTCACTCTCGTCTTCGCAAACTGTCTCCCGCCGCTCGGCGTCTCCATGAAAGTCCGCTCTGCCATGTTCAACCGCCCGGACCCTAACGATCCATCCTCCCGCGCCTACTTATCTGCCGGCGCCGCCGTGCTCCCCCAAGTGTACTCCTATCTCTTTTTCGTGTATGCTGCTCTCGCCGTGTTTTGGGCCGCGGCCCTCTTCCGGAGGCGCCGCTCCGTCTTTCGCATCCACTACTTTATGCTCTCTGTCGTCATCCTCAAGGCCCTCAACCTCCTCTGTGAGGCCGAAGACAAGTCGTACATCGAGCGCACAGGCTCAGCCCACGGTTGGGATGTCCTCTTCTACATCTTCAGTTTCCTCAAGGGTATATCCCTCTTCACCCTCATCGTCCTCATCGGCACTGGCTGGTCCTTCCTCAAGCCCTACCTCCATGACCGGGAGAAGAAGGTGCTCATGGCCGTGATCCCACTCCAGGTCGTTGCAAACATCGCTCAGGTCGTCATCGACGAGTCCGGACCCTACGCCCGCGACTGGGTGACGTGGAAGCAAGTCTTCCTCCTCGTCGACGTGGTCTGCTGCTGCACTATCCTCTTCCCTATCGTCTGGTCCATCAAGAACCTCCGCGAGGCTGCCAAGACCGACGGAAAGGCCGCTGTCAACCTCCTGAAGCTCACCCTCTTCCGCCAGTATTACGTCGTTGTCATCTGTTACATCTATTTTACTAGGGTGGTGGTTTACGCCCTCATCACAATCACTTCTTACCGATACCTGTGGACGAGCGTGCTTGCTGGGGAGCTAGCCACCCTTGGTTTCTACGTCTTTACTGGGTACAGGTTTAGGCCTGAGGCTCATAACCCTTATTTCGCCATTGATGATGAAGAGGAGGCGGCTGCCGCTGAGGCGCTCAAGCTGGATGCATGA